A window of Rhododendron vialii isolate Sample 1 chromosome 11a, ASM3025357v1 genomic DNA:
GGTTTTTGCATAAAACCCCCCAGATTTTACAATTTTGATGGTGGGTTATATGTGAAAatttttggagagagatttCTAGTAGCGAAAGTGTTTAGGACTAAGAGGTCTGGGAAGAATGATGGGAATCCGTGTGCGAATCCCGATCCTAGGTTTGCGAATGGGTTTTCGTCGTCTATGGGATTAGGGATAGGGGATAAGAGTGGTGATAGAGGaggtaagagagagagggatccGATTGGAGACGTGGTTTCGTCGATTAAGCTTTTGGGAGAAGGGTTTGTGAAGGTGGAGCAGATGAAGATGGAGATGGCTAGGGAGATTGAGAAAATGAGGATCGAGATGGATATGAAGCGTAGCGAGTTGATACTAGAGTCGCAGCAACAAATTGTCGATGCTTTTGTTGCAGTGTTaatggagaaaaagaagaagaaaagggaaagcaCACCAGCAATGCCGGAGTCATAGTTAAGATAATTGAGGTTTTCTATCTTAGTTTCTCTTAAAAGTTTCTTTCCAGCCTTTGGAAAGAATGGGATCTCTCTGCTCCTTTAATTAGATAGAGATGGGCTAGGAAGATTTGATCTTTATTGTGCTATTTAGTTTGGGCAAGTATTTATTATTCTATTAGACCATGGAACATTTTGGCAAGCCTTTAGATAGAGATGGTCAAGTTAGATTTGATATGttcttttcatttactttatgtTTCCACTGATCTGCAGTTCAAAATGCTGTTATGCTGTGTGTCCTTGATTTGTTTACTGCAATGTACTCCATCTTTGTTTAGAAGTTTCATGTTGTACAATAATTCTCTCTTTATAGAATGAATGAATATTGAGGCATTGAACTGGAGGTTTTTCTTCTAATTGCTGATGCTGATGCTGATCGTTATTTACTTTTACTAAGATTGAAATGGAAAAATACTTTGGGGAGTTTGTGGTGGCTAAAGTGTCTGTAGACAACAACTACAAAAACTTGGGAGCTGAGTTGGAACCTTTAGGAGTTGAGTATATTGATATTGAAATTTGTGTCTTGAACCACATATCTTATGTCTTCGATTTGAAAGCAACCGATTGAACTGTTGGATCGAATGTCAGGCATTGATTTGCAATTCTGTGCCTTTTCCCTAATTTAGTCAATTAGGTTGGTGTGTAAACTTGAAACTACATTGTTACAATGCATTGAGGAATTTCAAGATCCTTTTATTTGATGTAATGTGGTGAACGATAATATTAGTTGCAGTTAAAATTGACTGGTAAATAAAACAAGCCTTGGTTGCATTGTATTATAAAAGAACTTGTATCCTCTTTTTATGTAACTAGTGGATACAATTATATGCATATTTGATAAACTTAATTGCATTGTAATAGAGATTGaaggttttcatttttcttggaGACGGTTCAGAAATGAGGTAGCTTATGGACTTAATGACTGGTTATCACGCTTTTTATGTTTGTGACTCTTGTGGGGTCAATCTATGCGGACTTTGATCGGCCTTGtggacggtgagattggtcAGTAGGAATTAGTCAGTTATGCACATAAGTTTGTATGCACTTTATGGTATCAAAACATCGACTACACTGAGGTAACTGTTGGATTGTTTTGTTGGTTCAACAGATTCAGTTTCTTTGCTCTAAACTTAAGGTTTGTGGATATAGTCAAGTCTTGATTATTATACAGCTACTTACCGAATTCACTTAGAATGCTGGTTGGGTATTTGCCAAATCAAGGCATATTTTCTAGCAAATCTCATGAAATATAACTGCAATTCTGGTGACACTCTCCTCACAGCAGTGCAGGCCCCTTAATATGTGGTAGATCTTGATGATGGTCGATCCCACAATTGTCGCCAAATtctgtacttcttttttttttttgggtacaccAGAAATTTCTGTACTGTTTTCTAAAGACCACCCATAACGTACAGTATCTTAGTTTGATTCAGCCAGTCTCTTTTATGACCGAGAAAGCAAATGAGTAGTTACAAGGAgaatcggtcttgctattgtcagcccactgggctgacgataagcacattAGAAGGCAagaaaatatgtatttctgtttattttttacaccctttaatacacatttataCACCTACTATTGTAAGCCCATTGGGCTTATTTTCGAATTtttcttttactattttgccccttcttcttaactttttgtgtacatgtcaatttttagtaaaatttatgtttttagaatcaactcctgacccatattattttggacaaaaatacccttggctatgtgaactggctttgaggactgccaattctcatagccagttaacataatatttcgaacaaaaatatcCCTGCCAGTTCACATGGCCcgagttaacatattattttggacaaaaataccctagaactatggctatgagaactggggctatgagagctatatttttagaatcaatttttgaatcatattaattcagaaaaaaatagccttggctatgtgaactgccaagtctcatagtcagtttcAGTTCTCAAaaagaactggctatgtgaactgagttatgagaactggctatgtgaactgtcaattctcatagtcagtccTATGAGAactgactgttctcatagagaactatctttgtgaactggttaatagaactggactatgtgaattggctatattaattgaaaaatacacaattcacatagtcttacTACACActaaaaaacacagttctcataaaaatacacgattctaatagacagttctcatgaataATACATAGTTTTCATAGCAAAATGcgcagttcttatagaaaaatacacagttctcatagaaaatgtacacacgaacaaaaattgaacaaaaacaaaaaaggtaatcaaaatcaaatatagttataaatgttctcaccgccatgtcttaaaaaagtaatcaaagtaaaaaaaatgaaatagttCACATACGAAATAAATtaatttagaattgaatttttaactgtcaagtcttatagtcaattctatgagaattgattGTTCTCAAagagaactagctttgtgaactggttataagaactggactatgtgaactgaaaaatacactgTTCACATaatcttaccacacactaaaatatacagttctcataaaaaatatatagttttcatagaaaatacacggttctaatagacagttctcatggataatATACAGTTCGTATAGAAAAATACGttgttttcatagaaaaatacacagttttcatagaaaaatacagttttcatagaaaatacattgacaaacaaaaattgaagaaaaacaaaaaaggtaatcaaaattgGAGCG
This region includes:
- the LOC131306782 gene encoding protein FIP2-like, encoding MHRNFRPSYNLNHGGGSSVNNGGGFCIKPPRFYNFDGGLYVKIFGERFLVAKVFRTKRSGKNDGNPCANPDPRFANGFSSSMGLGIGDKSGDRGGKRERDPIGDVVSSIKLLGEGFVKVEQMKMEMAREIEKMRIEMDMKRSELILESQQQIVDAFVAVLMEKKKKKRESTPAMPES